ATAAATTATAATAAGTTATGCCATTAGTAAACATTGGATGGCTTAATACTTTTGTACCTTGCTCTATTTTTTCTATTGTTGGAATTTCTTCTTCTTTTAGTTTTATATCTCTGCGGGTCAGCGTTGGTAGTTTTGATAAATTTTCTTTTGAATCCGCTGTCCCCTGCCACTTTTTTAATTCATCTGTATCTTTTTTAATTGATGTCAATTGAGTTTGTGATAGTGATTTTTTGTAGGCAGCTAACTTCTTCTTTAGCGCTTCTTCTTTGATCTCATTTAATCCATTTGATGGCTTTAACACAACCAATGAATTATGTTCATTATCTAATAAATATTTTTGTACTAGTTTTTCAAAATACTTATCTGATAATTGGGCTTTTATTTTTTTTAGAGAAGGTGTAATTTCCAAATACTCTGTTGGATTAATATCATAATTCCAGGAATTTAAAGCAGTTAACATGTAATTCATTCCTCTATTTGCATCTGAATTTTGAGTGCGCAAACTTAATTCTAAAGCACTTAATACCGAATTTACAGTTTCTTTATCAAAACCATCTTTCACAACTTGCTTTAATGCATCATCCACTAAATTTTTAAATTGATACTTTTGTGATTCATTTGCATTAGTGGCAATTATACTGAAAGTTGGTTGCAGTGTTGATGGATTAAAACTTGCATAAACATTTGCTCCAATGCCGTTATCGTGCAGTGTTTTCCTAAGAGAGGATGATTTAGTATTTAAAAGTATTTCTTGCAGTATTTGAAATCCTAAGATATCCTGTGCACTCGGGGTTTTGTCAATCACATAGTTAGCTGATAAATAAGTCATATTTGATGTACTTGCACTCTTCGCTACTGGATATAATGCTGTTTTTTCAACTTTTTTTTCATATTTATTTTCTAATTTAATTTCACTATCTACATTTACCTTTTTTGCTTTACTAAGATACTTATCATTCATAAATTTTAATGAATTATAAATATCTAATTTTCCATATAAATATATAGAGCTGTTTGATGGAACATAATATTTTTTATAAGTCTTTATAAATTTTTCATAAGTTAAATCAGGTATATTATCCGGATTACCACCTGATTCAAATTTGTATGAATTATGATTAAAAAGCGATTGATTAATAGTATTTGATAATAATACCTGTGGTGAAGAATAATTACCTTTCATCTCATTATATACAATTCCATTATAATTTAGATCACCAGTCTTGCTATTAACCTCATAATGCCATCCTTCTTGTTTAAGTATTTTAGGATCCCTAGTTATATTAGGAGAAAACACTGCATCTAGATATACACTCATTAAATTATTAAAATCTTTTTCATTCTTACTAGCTACTGGATACATTGTAAAATCCGGACCTGTAAAAGCATTTAAAAATGTACTTAGTGATTGCTTAGTCATAATTAAAAATGGATCTTTAACGGGATAATCCTTTGAACCACATAAAACCGAATGTTCAATAATGTGATTAACGCCAGTATTATCATTAACTGGTGTTCTAAAGCTTATGGAGAATACCTTATTTTCATCTTCATTTTGTAAATAAATTAATTTAGCTCCACTTTTATTATGCTTAAATGTCATAGAAGTAGACTGTATATCTGAAAGCCATTTTTTAGATTCAAGAATAAAACCCGATATATTATCACCAACTTCGATTTCTCTCTTCTCACTAATAATAGGCTTAGTATTACCAATCTTTAACTGTGGCCCCAGTGCATCTTGTACAATTTGTGCTCCTAATGCGGTTTGTGCTCCTGGCATGACTTGTGCAAATCGAGCGCCATGTATCCCTAGAACATTACTAAATATATTGATAAATAATGCTGTTGCAAGCAATATAGATATTTTTTTCG
This window of the Clostridium estertheticum genome carries:
- a CDS encoding insulinase family protein codes for the protein MRIKKFTKKISILLATALFINIFSNVLGIHGARFAQVMPGAQTALGAQIVQDALGPQLKIGNTKPIISEKREIEVGDNISGFILESKKWLSDIQSTSMTFKHNKSGAKLIYLQNEDENKVFSISFRTPVNDNTGVNHIIEHSVLCGSKDYPVKDPFLIMTKQSLSTFLNAFTGPDFTMYPVASKNEKDFNNLMSVYLDAVFSPNITRDPKILKQEGWHYEVNSKTGDLNYNGIVYNEMKGNYSSPQVLLSNTINQSLFNHNSYKFESGGNPDNIPDLTYEKFIKTYKKYYVPSNSSIYLYGKLDIYNSLKFMNDKYLSKAKKVNVDSEIKLENKYEKKVEKTALYPVAKSASTSNMTYLSANYVIDKTPSAQDILGFQILQEILLNTKSSSLRKTLHDNGIGANVYASFNPSTLQPTFSIIATNANESQKYQFKNLVDDALKQVVKDGFDKETVNSVLSALELSLRTQNSDANRGMNYMLTALNSWNYDINPTEYLEITPSLKKIKAQLSDKYFEKLVQKYLLDNEHNSLVVLKPSNGLNEIKEEALKKKLAAYKKSLSQTQLTSIKKDTDELKKWQGTADSKENLSKLPTLTRRDIKLKEEEIPTIEKIEQGTKVLSHPMFTNGITYYNLYFDSSNVPQNKVLYLKLLASILGNVNTQKYNPMQISNRMMKYTGGMVFNSTAFKSNTNSNEYVPKISICANSLNSTLPEALDLLGEIMNHSVFNDKLRMKALIKTLRVNYESMFVNQGNTLAINRTLSYLSNSGKYKDLNSIPYYDLICDLDDNYESRFDEMVTNLSEVSNIVFNKKGLVVSYTGDEKNYEKFIYNFNKFKETINDKKFTKQIYKFDFSSKNEAFVIPSQVQYVVKAGNFTKSGYTYNGHMKVLENILNSDYLWKELRVKGGAYGGSMNFTKDEVLFYSYRDPNLKETLDTFDGVVKFLKEFSADDKEMTNYIIGTIGNMDYLKGPYAKGILGDNMYFSGTTQKDIQKIRDEVLATTASDIRDLAGLLDVVIKQNLHCVVGSETKINSNKNIFDKIIVPIKKPK